In one Mycoplasmopsis canis PG 14 genomic region, the following are encoded:
- a CDS encoding IS30 family transposase, whose translation MKNLGKWICIFDQSKKENKYTHYEIAENIDTIWKFQGKLELTRNLQKKQMDIDSIYNALFEISQGISIQKASRKIKRDVRTIKNKIDLMTSKHSKDLLKYQRFQCNNCFKRVTKVKVIHFSKIYDHLLDYRYSRLFFRNTKLQEKWEPFKEYWNDIRHKYNKYKIKRNIKEKMPKTSVKFLVNSFKKSHIGFSPSVSSVYKKMQSLPFYIDYEHIIRKSEGKYIRKTTKKTKLVTLNNATEITKRPNYINDRSEMGHYELDTVMGKIDDKKCLVTLLERQTRKSYATITKRGSKYIHQALNNMIKKFGLNIKSLTVDNGKENVLLHKIIPKDRLFKCLPYSSWQKGSIENMHRLIRYFIPKGKSLDNYTQEEIDFMMEWINNYRKIINQP comes from the coding sequence ATGAAAAATTTAGGAAAATGAATTTGTATTTTTGATCAATCAAAGAAAGAAAATAAATATACTCATTATGAAATTGCAGAAAATATTGATACTATTTGAAAGTTTCAAGGAAAATTAGAACTAACTAGAAATTTACAGAAAAAACAAATGGATATTGATTCAATTTATAATGCTTTATTTGAAATTAGCCAAGGTATATCAATTCAAAAAGCCTCTAGAAAAATAAAAAGAGATGTGAGAACAATAAAAAACAAAATTGATCTTATGACTAGTAAACATTCTAAAGATTTATTAAAATATCAAAGATTTCAATGTAACAATTGTTTTAAAAGAGTCACTAAGGTTAAAGTTATTCATTTTTCTAAAATATACGATCATTTATTGGATTATAGATACTCAAGATTGTTTTTCAGAAATACTAAGTTACAAGAAAAATGAGAACCATTTAAAGAGTATTGAAATGATATTAGACATAAATATAATAAATACAAAATCAAAAGAAATATTAAAGAAAAGATGCCAAAAACTTCTGTAAAGTTTTTGGTAAATTCTTTTAAGAAATCTCACATTGGCTTTAGCCCTTCTGTTAGTTCAGTGTATAAAAAGATGCAATCCTTACCATTTTATATAGATTATGAACATATAATTAGAAAATCAGAAGGTAAATATATTAGGAAAACAACCAAGAAGACTAAATTAGTAACATTGAATAACGCTACCGAAATAACTAAGAGACCAAATTATATTAACGATAGATCAGAAATGGGCCATTACGAACTTGATACTGTAATGGGCAAAATTGATGATAAAAAGTGTTTAGTAACTTTGTTAGAAAGACAAACTAGAAAGTCATATGCTACAATAACCAAAAGAGGTTCAAAATATATTCATCAAGCTTTAAATAATATGATTAAAAAGTTTGGTTTAAATATTAAATCCTTAACTGTCGATAATGGTAAGGAAAATGTTTTATTACACAAAATCATTCCTAAAGACAGATTGTTCAAATGTCTTCCATATAGTTCATGGCAAAAAGGCTCCATTGAAAATATGCATAGATTAATAAGGTATTTTATTCCTAAAGGTAAAAGTCTTGACAATTATACTCAAGAAGAAATTGATTTTATGATGGAATGAATAAATAACTATAGAAAAATTATTAATCAACCTTAG
- a CDS encoding bifunctional metallophosphatase/5'-nucleotidase — translation MKNKRIFKNMLIGLSSVSFVTPLVVTSCSVDKVQKSSNVEELRKEYKQNNIEYNQKINEFSKKLKDLKEKLSKAAESEKAKVEDEIFDLFFESNRTLKPLVKKYNYLFTKLREAERKENTKLKTVKIYHSNDEHGRLEFDDYKYNRYAGMVETSRYLDDKKRDLLLSAGDLIQGLPLSDSDKGETITKIAKYMGYDSVAIGNHEFDYGLKHMLDLNKMSSKEQFGKNTPFISANIYYKDLANEANKPEGYDQNNVGKRVFKPYIVKELESGLKVAVFALTTPDTVYTSHPRNSALVEFRDPVESAKQVIAEIKKDHPEISFIIATTHLGTGRNEARWTSEYLAQNVEGDLDLILDGHSHTYVEINKKHAEDKNIYITQTEAYTKYLGDIDVTFNTETGKIEEVHQVLRNVDQIEVYNTNLSEKLVNRLKKAFDKENKVVAFTSPGVFEHTTTKEVDKTPYWIGRILPTSLGTFAADSIAWGFIKESPWKSHEGWDEATLDNSIGLVNGGGLRANFANGEITKGDALSVSPFGNRISTVRVKGTVLTEVLKHGLSKGRSGAFSQLSTNVAYQVNVTKKMNDKTQKEEYVWVPDETSFKINDKAIEAEKYYYITTNDFILAGGDGYSMINTNKVKTIELAYEGDKYINTLIEFAKLTTATDAALDANKFQKPMGDYLKESTRSKQVVNIPSEAYTNTLKEPNNKP, via the coding sequence ATGAAAAATAAAAGAATTTTTAAGAATATGTTAATAGGTCTATCAAGTGTATCATTTGTAACCCCGTTAGTAGTTACAAGTTGCTCAGTTGATAAAGTACAAAAATCAAGTAATGTTGAAGAGTTAAGGAAAGAGTACAAACAAAATAATATTGAATACAATCAAAAAATTAATGAATTTTCAAAAAAATTAAAAGACTTAAAAGAAAAACTTTCTAAAGCAGCAGAAAGCGAAAAAGCAAAAGTAGAAGATGAAATTTTTGATTTGTTTTTTGAATCAAACAGAACTCTTAAACCACTTGTTAAAAAATACAACTACTTATTCACAAAATTAAGAGAAGCAGAAAGAAAAGAAAACACAAAATTAAAAACAGTTAAAATTTATCATTCAAATGACGAACATGGTCGCTTAGAATTTGATGATTATAAATACAATAGATATGCTGGGATGGTCGAAACTTCGAGATACCTTGATGATAAGAAGAGAGATTTATTATTATCAGCTGGTGATTTAATTCAAGGATTACCTTTATCAGACTCTGATAAAGGTGAAACAATCACTAAGATTGCTAAGTATATGGGTTATGATTCTGTCGCTATCGGTAACCATGAATTTGATTATGGTCTTAAGCACATGCTTGATTTAAATAAAATGTCTTCAAAAGAGCAATTTGGAAAGAATACACCATTTATATCAGCAAATATTTATTACAAAGACTTAGCTAATGAAGCTAACAAACCTGAAGGCTATGACCAAAACAATGTTGGAAAAAGAGTTTTTAAACCATATATTGTAAAAGAATTAGAAAGTGGTCTAAAAGTTGCTGTTTTTGCTCTAACAACACCAGATACTGTTTATACTTCACACCCAAGAAACTCAGCTTTAGTTGAATTTAGAGACCCTGTTGAATCAGCAAAACAAGTAATTGCAGAAATCAAAAAAGATCACCCTGAAATTAGTTTTATAATTGCAACAACACACTTAGGTACAGGAAGAAATGAAGCGAGATGAACTTCAGAATATCTTGCTCAAAATGTTGAAGGAGATTTAGATTTAATATTAGATGGCCACAGCCATACTTATGTTGAAATTAATAAAAAACATGCTGAAGACAAAAATATTTATATAACTCAAACAGAAGCTTACACCAAATATTTAGGAGATATTGATGTAACTTTCAATACTGAAACTGGAAAAATAGAAGAAGTTCACCAAGTTTTAAGAAATGTTGATCAAATTGAAGTTTATAATACTAATTTAAGCGAAAAATTAGTTAACAGACTAAAAAAAGCTTTCGACAAAGAGAATAAAGTTGTTGCTTTTACGTCTCCAGGAGTATTTGAACATACAACAACAAAAGAAGTTGACAAAACTCCATACTGAATTGGTAGAATTCTGCCTACATCATTAGGTACATTTGCTGCTGATTCTATTGCTTGAGGATTTATAAAAGAATCACCATGAAAATCTCATGAAGGATGAGATGAAGCTACACTTGACAATTCGATTGGACTAGTTAATGGTGGTGGATTACGTGCTAATTTTGCTAATGGGGAAATTACAAAAGGGGACGCACTTTCTGTTAGTCCATTTGGAAACAGAATTTCAACAGTAAGAGTAAAAGGAACGGTATTAACAGAAGTTCTTAAACATGGACTTTCAAAAGGAAGATCAGGAGCTTTTTCTCAATTGTCTACTAATGTTGCATATCAAGTTAATGTTACAAAGAAAATGAATGATAAAACACAAAAAGAAGAATATGTTTGAGTACCTGACGAAACTTCATTCAAAATTAATGATAAAGCAATCGAAGCAGAAAAATACTACTACATTACAACTAACGACTTTATTCTAGCAGGTGGTGATGGATATTCAATGATAAACACAAACAAAGTGAAAACAATAGAATTAGCTTATGAAGGTGATAAGTATATTAATACATTAATTGAATTTGCTAAATTAACAACAGCAACTGACGCAGCATTGGATGCAAATAAATTTCAAAAACCAATGGGTGATTATCTAAAGGAAAGTACACGTTCAAAACAAGTTGTTAATATTCCAAGCGAAGCTTACACAAATACACTAAAAGAACCTAACAATAAACCTTAA
- a CDS encoding MazG nucleotide pyrophosphohydrolase domain-containing protein — protein MKKELTIKDLQDYLYDRYKDFGNNPRLLTKLIEEVGEVAEAVAIDQNWKKPKDGVSLASELADVIHYTIAIASINNIDLTEIILEKDKEASIRYNHKINLTEFIERRK, from the coding sequence ATGAAAAAAGAACTAACAATAAAAGATTTACAAGATTATCTTTATGATAGATATAAAGATTTTGGTAATAACCCAAGACTTTTAACAAAGTTAATAGAAGAAGTTGGTGAAGTAGCTGAAGCAGTGGCGATAGATCAAAACTGAAAAAAACCTAAAGACGGCGTTTCATTAGCTTCTGAGCTAGCTGATGTAATTCATTATACAATAGCAATTGCAAGCATAAATAACATCGACTTAACTGAAATTATTCTTGAAAAAGATAAAGAAGCTTCTATTAGATATAACCACAAGATAAACCTAACTGAATTTATTGAAAGGAGAAAATAG
- the der gene encoding ribosome biogenesis GTPase Der translates to MKNTVAIIGKPNVGKSTLFNRIIGKKVSIVYDQPGVTRDRLYETINWSGEEIRLIDTGGIEIENRPFQEQIQIQAKIAIEEADVIVFIFDGTNEISNDELFIMNILRKSNKPIIAAANKLESNQTFDYGWYALGVDEIFPISALHGEGVGEVLDACMKYLDFTKTEEEDLFNLAIIGKPNAGKSSLLNNLAKENRSIVSEIAGTTRDSVKSIVEISGKKYNIVDTAGITRKSKLIESVDHYALMRAMNSLAEADLSLVVIDATQPEISHFDSRIIGYALDNNKPLIIVINKWDLVEKETNTMAEFEKRLRNKFHFVPWVPFVFISAKFNQRLNKLVDKLNEVRENLERDIKPSLLSSLILETQLIQPAQPFNGGRLNIYYARKELAKIPTFTFFVNNKKFVHFSYERFLENQLRQTFNFEGCPIKLIFKNKNGLE, encoded by the coding sequence ATGAAAAATACAGTAGCAATTATAGGTAAACCAAATGTTGGTAAAAGTACGCTTTTTAATAGAATTATAGGTAAAAAAGTTTCTATCGTTTATGATCAACCAGGTGTTACTAGAGATAGGTTATATGAAACAATTAATTGATCAGGTGAAGAAATTCGTTTGATCGATACTGGTGGTATAGAAATTGAAAATAGACCATTTCAAGAACAAATTCAGATTCAAGCAAAAATAGCAATTGAAGAAGCTGATGTTATAGTTTTCATTTTTGATGGGACCAATGAAATTTCTAATGATGAACTATTTATAATGAATATTTTAAGAAAGAGCAATAAACCAATTATTGCAGCCGCAAATAAACTTGAGTCAAATCAAACATTTGATTATGGTTGATATGCTCTTGGTGTTGATGAAATTTTTCCTATTTCAGCGCTACATGGTGAGGGTGTTGGAGAAGTTTTAGATGCATGTATGAAGTATTTAGATTTTACAAAGACAGAAGAAGAAGATTTGTTTAATTTGGCCATTATTGGTAAACCAAATGCAGGAAAAAGCTCTTTATTAAATAATCTTGCAAAAGAAAATAGGTCAATAGTTTCTGAAATTGCAGGAACAACAAGAGATAGCGTTAAATCTATAGTAGAAATTTCGGGTAAAAAATATAATATAGTAGATACAGCAGGTATTACAAGAAAATCAAAATTAATCGAGAGTGTTGATCATTATGCGTTAATGAGAGCAATGAATTCACTAGCAGAAGCCGATTTATCTCTTGTGGTGATAGATGCAACTCAACCAGAAATTTCTCATTTTGATTCTAGAATTATTGGATATGCGCTTGATAATAATAAGCCATTGATTATAGTTATTAATAAATGAGATCTTGTCGAAAAAGAAACAAATACAATGGCTGAATTTGAGAAAAGATTAAGAAATAAATTTCACTTTGTTCCATGAGTTCCTTTTGTCTTCATTTCAGCAAAATTTAATCAAAGACTCAATAAATTGGTTGATAAATTAAATGAAGTAAGAGAAAACTTAGAAAGAGATATTAAACCATCATTACTTTCATCTTTAATATTAGAAACACAGTTAATTCAACCGGCGCAACCTTTTAATGGAGGAAGACTTAATATTTATTACGCAAGAAAAGAATTAGCAAAAATCCCAACATTTACTTTTTTTGTTAATAACAAAAAATTTGTACACTTTTCATATGAAAGATTTCTGGAAAATCAGTTAAGACAAACCTTTAACTTTGAAGGTTGTCCAATAAAATTAATTTTTAAAAATAAAAACGGATTAGAATAA
- the cmk gene encoding (d)CMP kinase: MKVNIAIDGPSGVGKSTVSKEIAKRLGYTFINSGSVYRAIAKNAVDKGVDTRDVENVIKTLEVGMIKLLADDKIELRGVDISHQIRADYISQVTPNIAKIPEVREFVVDHIQYMTKKGKGYIIDGRDTTFKIMPHAEVKIFLWAEAEERARRRMIQNQELGYNTGFNEVLYDVKKRDEQDMNREVDPLHKTEDSVFIDCTELTIEEVIAKIISLVNEKIGK; encoded by the coding sequence ATGAAAGTAAATATAGCAATTGATGGACCAAGTGGTGTAGGAAAGTCAACAGTTTCAAAAGAAATAGCCAAAAGATTAGGGTACACCTTTATAAATAGTGGTAGTGTATATAGAGCTATTGCTAAGAATGCTGTTGACAAAGGCGTTGATACTAGAGACGTTGAGAATGTAATTAAAACTCTTGAAGTTGGAATGATTAAACTTTTAGCTGATGATAAAATTGAGCTACGTGGTGTGGATATTTCGCATCAAATTAGAGCCGATTATATATCTCAAGTTACTCCTAATATAGCTAAGATTCCTGAAGTTAGAGAGTTTGTTGTAGATCATATTCAATATATGACCAAAAAAGGTAAGGGTTATATTATTGACGGTAGAGATACAACTTTTAAAATTATGCCTCATGCAGAAGTAAAAATATTTTTATGAGCAGAAGCTGAAGAAAGAGCCAGAAGAAGAATGATTCAAAACCAAGAATTAGGTTACAATACTGGTTTTAATGAAGTTTTATATGATGTTAAAAAAAGAGATGAACAAGATATGAACAGAGAAGTAGATCCACTTCATAAGACAGAAGATTCAGTATTTATTGATTGTACTGAATTAACTATTGAAGAAGTTATTGCTAAAATCATCTCTCTTGTTAATGAGAAAATAGGTAAATAA
- the uvrA gene encoding excinuclease ABC subunit UvrA, whose amino-acid sequence MNKNNNKIIITGAKENNLKNVSLEVPKNKLVVFTGLSGSGKSSLAFNTIYEEGRRRYVDSLSSYSRTFLGGTKKPNVEKIEGLSPSISIEQKTIHNNPRSTVGTVTEIYDYLRLLYARIGKSYCPRHNIEITSQTTKDILNLVYKNPENTQLIIYAPIVDNEKGTHANLLEKLKNEGYLRAKVDGEILSLKDKIDLDKNYKHTIDLVIDRVKVNEENYNRISEAINIATDKAGGIVKIENLDKKEVQTFSKLHACIYKDFSIPKIETRMFSFNAPYGMCDNCKGLGIEFKADFDAVVPESWKTIETGAIKYFENTVNTTNLEWQEFHALLNHYDIPINLPIDEIEDDKLKYMLYGSGEEEIEYVLVSSSNNKYRKKQAIEGILTKIERLYFETSSDMRRDYLKKYMSSVSCHFCKGARLNEAALSVKVDTKNIYEMTKLSISDMLITFERFIDKLDEYSKTVSNIITSEIIDRLTFLNDVGLDYLTLDRSAETLSGGEAQRIRLATQIGSNLSGVLYVLDEPSIGLHQRDNIRLINTMKKMVDLGNTLIVVEHDEDTMFAADHIVDIGPEAGENGGRIIAEGSLEDIINSKESITGKYLSGEWKIEIPKFRRSGNGKKITIKGAKENNLKNIDVTIPLGKFVGITGVSGSGKSTLINDILVNGYQQMQGLSEGLQHKKAKFNGIDGLINVDKIVSISQSPIGRTPRSNPATYTGVFDDIREIFANVEESRIRGYTKGRFSFNTPGGRCEKCSGDGFLVIEMHFLPNVYIPCDQCDGKRYDRETLEIKYQEKNINDILEMSVDEAIKFFDTKIKIVEKLIFLQDVGLGYIKLGQISTTLSGGEAQRVKLATYLQKKPTGKTIYVLDEPTTGLHIHDIKKLISILNRIVDNGDTVVVIEHNLDVIKSCDHLIDLGPGGGIHGGRIVASGTPEQVANNKDSFTGQFLDKIFFKENNI is encoded by the coding sequence ATGAATAAAAATAACAATAAAATTATTATCACAGGGGCAAAAGAAAATAATTTAAAAAATGTTTCTTTAGAAGTTCCTAAAAATAAATTAGTAGTATTTACAGGTCTTAGTGGTAGTGGTAAAAGTTCGCTGGCTTTTAATACTATTTACGAAGAAGGGAGAAGGAGATACGTTGATTCTCTTAGTTCATATTCAAGAACTTTTTTGGGTGGAACAAAAAAACCTAATGTTGAAAAAATTGAAGGGTTAAGTCCTTCAATTTCTATTGAACAAAAAACCATTCATAATAACCCTCGTTCAACTGTTGGTACAGTTACAGAAATTTATGATTATTTAAGATTGCTTTACGCAAGAATTGGAAAATCATACTGTCCAAGACATAATATTGAAATAACTTCACAAACTACAAAAGATATTTTAAATTTAGTTTATAAAAATCCAGAAAACACTCAATTGATTATTTATGCACCAATTGTTGATAATGAAAAAGGCACTCATGCTAATTTATTAGAGAAATTAAAAAATGAGGGATATTTGAGAGCTAAAGTTGATGGTGAAATATTATCCCTTAAAGACAAAATTGATCTTGACAAAAACTATAAACACACAATTGATTTAGTTATCGATAGAGTTAAAGTTAATGAAGAAAACTACAATAGAATTTCTGAGGCTATTAATATTGCTACTGATAAAGCTGGTGGGATAGTAAAAATTGAGAATTTAGATAAGAAAGAAGTTCAAACTTTTTCAAAATTACATGCTTGTATTTATAAAGATTTTTCAATACCAAAGATAGAAACTAGAATGTTTTCTTTTAATGCTCCATATGGAATGTGTGATAACTGTAAAGGATTGGGTATTGAATTTAAGGCTGATTTTGATGCTGTTGTTCCTGAATCATGAAAGACAATCGAAACTGGTGCAATAAAATATTTTGAAAATACAGTAAATACAACCAATCTTGAATGACAAGAATTTCATGCTTTATTAAACCATTATGACATACCTATTAATTTACCAATTGACGAAATTGAAGATGATAAATTAAAATACATGTTATATGGTTCTGGAGAAGAAGAAATTGAATATGTCTTAGTTTCTTCTTCAAACAATAAATATAGAAAAAAACAAGCTATTGAAGGTATATTAACAAAAATTGAACGCTTATATTTTGAAACCTCTTCTGATATGAGGCGTGATTATCTTAAAAAATACATGAGCTCTGTTTCTTGTCACTTTTGTAAGGGTGCAAGACTTAATGAAGCAGCTTTAAGTGTAAAAGTTGATACTAAAAATATTTACGAAATGACTAAACTTTCTATTTCTGATATGTTGATAACATTTGAAAGATTTATAGATAAGTTAGATGAATATAGCAAAACTGTTTCTAATATTATTACATCAGAAATAATTGATAGATTAACTTTTTTAAATGATGTTGGATTAGATTATTTAACATTAGACAGAAGTGCTGAAACTCTCTCTGGAGGTGAAGCTCAACGTATTAGGTTAGCTACTCAAATCGGTTCTAATTTAAGTGGTGTTTTATATGTTTTAGATGAACCATCAATCGGATTGCACCAACGTGATAATATAAGATTAATTAACACAATGAAAAAAATGGTTGATTTAGGAAACACTTTAATAGTAGTTGAGCACGATGAAGATACTATGTTTGCCGCTGACCATATCGTAGATATTGGTCCTGAAGCAGGAGAAAATGGTGGTAGAATAATTGCTGAAGGTTCTTTAGAGGATATAATTAATTCAAAAGAATCTATTACAGGTAAATATCTTTCAGGTGAGTGAAAAATAGAAATTCCTAAATTTAGAAGAAGTGGAAATGGAAAAAAAATAACTATTAAAGGTGCGAAAGAAAATAATCTTAAAAATATTGATGTAACAATTCCGCTCGGTAAATTTGTCGGTATAACAGGTGTTTCAGGAAGTGGAAAAAGTACTTTAATTAATGATATTTTAGTTAATGGATACCAACAAATGCAAGGATTATCTGAAGGGTTACAACATAAAAAAGCAAAATTTAATGGTATTGATGGGTTAATAAATGTAGATAAAATTGTTTCCATTAGTCAAAGTCCAATCGGGAGAACACCAAGAAGTAATCCCGCTACATATACAGGTGTTTTTGATGATATAAGAGAAATATTTGCGAATGTTGAAGAATCAAGAATTAGAGGTTATACAAAAGGTAGATTTAGTTTTAATACACCTGGTGGTAGGTGTGAAAAGTGTAGTGGTGATGGTTTCTTGGTTATTGAAATGCATTTTCTTCCTAATGTTTATATCCCTTGTGATCAATGTGATGGAAAGAGATATGATAGAGAAACTTTAGAAATTAAATACCAGGAAAAAAACATTAATGACATACTTGAAATGAGTGTTGATGAAGCTATTAAGTTTTTTGACACAAAAATAAAAATTGTTGAAAAATTAATATTTTTACAAGATGTAGGGCTTGGATATATTAAATTAGGGCAAATTTCTACAACTTTATCAGGTGGTGAAGCTCAACGTGTGAAATTAGCAACCTACTTGCAGAAAAAACCAACCGGCAAAACAATTTATGTTCTTGATGAACCTACAACTGGATTGCACATTCATGATATTAAAAAGTTAATTTCTATTCTTAATAGAATTGTTGATAACGGTGATACCGTTGTTGTTATAGAACATAATTTAGATGTTATAAAATCTTGCGATCACTTAATTGATCTTGGTCCTGGTGGTGGTATACATGGCGGAAGAATTGTTGCTTCAGGAACCCCAGAACAAGTAGCCAATAACAAAGATAGCTTTACAGGTCAGTTTTTAGATAAGATTTTTTTCAAAGAAAATAATATATAA
- the hprK gene encoding HPr(Ser) kinase/phosphatase, whose product MNNKKKVSVKELIDFFGWRILNNPETHINYNYIYQPAIKRVGLELAELLTHERLNNNVISWGTSESLWFQKIGKQASQRAIEHIFVQHPPLIILSKGVAKPALSWIVESAEKFGVPVCLSQVSSSLLSTNVGSYLNNYFLDETQVHACLVLIGGTGVLIIGQSGVGKSEAALELVQRGHVLISDDSVLIRDGGNIFIGRSPRITQNMLEVRGIGMIDVKHIYGVKSVATSSVIDLVVELVKTDRQNELDRLGIDFLKYPIFGRSIHKIQIPIKEGGSAASLIETAVGFLLSKRDGLNVIQEMERRRLEEDE is encoded by the coding sequence ATGAATAACAAAAAGAAAGTTAGTGTAAAAGAATTAATCGATTTCTTTGGTTGAAGAATTTTAAACAACCCGGAAACACATATTAATTACAATTACATATATCAACCAGCAATTAAACGTGTTGGACTGGAACTTGCAGAATTATTAACGCACGAAAGATTAAATAACAACGTTATATCTTGAGGAACCAGTGAATCTTTATGATTTCAAAAGATTGGTAAGCAAGCATCACAGAGAGCAATTGAACATATTTTTGTGCAACATCCTCCTCTTATAATACTTTCAAAAGGGGTTGCTAAACCAGCATTAAGTTGAATTGTTGAGTCAGCTGAAAAATTTGGTGTTCCTGTTTGTTTATCACAAGTTAGTTCATCTTTATTATCAACAAATGTTGGTTCATACTTAAATAACTATTTTTTAGATGAAACACAAGTACATGCATGTTTAGTTTTAATAGGTGGAACAGGAGTCTTGATCATTGGTCAAAGTGGTGTAGGTAAATCTGAAGCAGCCCTTGAACTAGTGCAAAGAGGACACGTTTTAATTAGTGATGATTCAGTGTTAATAAGAGATGGTGGTAATATATTTATAGGTCGCTCTCCACGTATAACTCAAAACATGTTAGAAGTACGTGGTATAGGAATGATTGACGTTAAACATATTTATGGTGTTAAATCCGTTGCAACATCTTCAGTAATTGATCTTGTTGTAGAATTGGTTAAAACAGATAGGCAAAATGAATTAGACAGATTAGGAATTGATTTTCTTAAGTATCCTATTTTTGGGAGATCAATTCATAAAATTCAGATCCCGATTAAAGAAGGTGGTTCAGCCGCTTCTTTAATTGAAACTGCTGTAGGATTCTTGTTATCAAAAAGAGACGGATTGAATGTTATACAAGAAATGGAAAGAAGGAGGTTAGAAGAAGATGAATAA
- the lgt gene encoding prolipoprotein diacylglyceryl transferase: protein MNNLNGPSYVPDVAFRAGTPSILFNIGSFQLHTYSLMILSGYLASILTIFFFWRREKMNMDVLFGLILITIPMGIIGSRLGFVFEELIYSSDPFRGSAWYALWDGGLSIQGGVFFTIVADMTYVYTKRNVIDIRKATSIIIPTILVGQFIGRFGNYGNHEVYGKIDWSGNSSIFWGKSFADNMYISDSVTDALGLEGAYRYPLFLYEGLANLVGYLIIVWIFNLFWTFKPGATAGLYLLWYGILRLALEPLRQESFLYYSIIALAFAIVGGFIFIYFAFWSKVKYVTTVKNKVFKHYEYKYPEYYSAYVNRSSFSFLFKKTLTYTWFK, encoded by the coding sequence ATGAATAATTTAAATGGCCCAAGTTATGTACCTGATGTAGCATTTCGTGCAGGGACACCAAGCATTTTATTTAATATAGGTTCATTCCAATTACATACATATTCATTAATGATATTATCAGGATATTTAGCTTCAATATTAACAATTTTCTTCTTTTGAAGAAGAGAAAAAATGAATATGGATGTACTATTTGGTTTAATTTTAATAACAATTCCTATGGGTATTATCGGTTCACGTTTAGGGTTCGTATTCGAAGAATTAATTTATAGTAGCGATCCATTCAGAGGCTCTGCATGATATGCTCTATGAGATGGGGGATTAAGTATCCAAGGGGGTGTTTTCTTTACCATTGTTGCTGATATGACTTATGTTTATACAAAAAGAAATGTAATTGATATTAGAAAAGCAACATCAATTATTATTCCTACTATTTTAGTGGGTCAATTCATTGGTAGATTTGGTAACTATGGTAATCATGAAGTTTATGGAAAAATAGATTGATCTGGAAATAGTTCAATTTTTTGAGGAAAAAGTTTTGCAGATAATATGTATATTTCTGATTCGGTAACTGATGCACTTGGATTAGAAGGTGCATATAGATATCCTTTATTCTTATATGAAGGTTTGGCTAACCTGGTTGGGTATTTAATTATTGTTTGAATATTTAATTTATTTTGAACATTTAAACCAGGTGCTACAGCTGGACTATACTTATTATGATATGGTATATTAAGATTAGCACTTGAACCATTAAGACAAGAATCATTTTTATATTATTCAATAATTGCTCTTGCTTTTGCGATTGTTGGTGGATTTATATTTATTTATTTTGCTTTTTGATCTAAAGTTAAATATGTAACAACTGTTAAAAATAAAGTATTTAAACATTATGAATACAAATACCCTGAATATTATTCAGCTTACGTAAATAGAAGTTCATTTAGCTTTTTATTCAAAAAAACATTGACATATACTTGATTTAAATAG